In Persicimonas caeni, a single window of DNA contains:
- a CDS encoding serine/threonine-protein kinase encodes MTSGRISCGVFELREPLGRGGMAEVWRAVHRGQGVPVAVKIMTGERATELRYQEAFRAEARAISSLVHPNIVEVYDYGLLDEADPTQGDRMEAAALRPGSPYLAMALADGTLRELEMQSWSQVRHVLLVVLGALAHAHARDIIHRDLKPENILYVRGASGQVDFKLADFGISHAVGAGREERDERSSLNSMSAGTPAYMAPEQILGRWRDFGPWTDLYSLGCMAYELVCGRSPYTADNVVALMNCHVSEDVPPLEPRFAVPEAFEAWIRTLMDKEPSRRFERAADAAWALVQFAFDDTDVAWAVSGEEAAWGDTHLGETYLGQTMAFEDLPTLGAAEPTEPMEIPATVTMALDVQATAVFEGRREGDAPSGSAGEWNYPEFPQSWEARLERRRDVELSDVGLGLVGLREVPLVDRVSHRDVLWEELGRVHSDGEARAVVLGGELGRGKSALAQWLTRRAHEVGAANVLRVHHGQSSDPLRAVSALLASYFVTHGLGRAKTYGRILEKLGELQVGEAADSARRSDEARALCELIHPTPRGATDVDGPPFHFASPRERHATVVRLLRQIGQRRPVVVWLDDVHWAREALGFVEYALDADVPVLFVLTARPDEAAGDALASSQLAALVGRDDVTEVAVDRLADEACRELVSQVLPLEPELCERVVDQAAGLPLFAVHLLGDWVQKECLVATAQGFCLEEREVQIPASLTELWVSRIDEVLRAASDGRAHDNRVALELAAALGPRVSPAEWDVVCRKAGVTPTPTLVDALVRSGLARAEEFGWAFTHDMLRQSLEAQAAEAGRLSEHHQRCVEAVEALYDDRVTHYRRARHLLAAGKLREALSPLSEASLQAARAGLMDEAEHLANLHAKTSDQLGLTEFASPRIQSELVRCQFRLSFDQASEVQARLDKLVEVALEHGSLHQKVSSLTVLGLARRNAGKFDESADALERAIELAAGLDSDIELATAHINLGTTYVYRGRHEKGMHHYRRALEVYRRSGNGFGLADALGRLGYVLQARGELDEAEALARESLDEARRAGTRWIEANALQHLAGIASRRGDWEKARAQYREAIELWAWAYDREVTVAHLNLAICELQAGCFDEAERLFSELEVTYPNFGYVAQMSGVHLGLACCAAKRADAEAFDVALDSARDNIAQTGARLRDLGELAERAGELATEVGWAERAEAASRIAEEQWQALGGDG; translated from the coding sequence ATGACCTCCGGTCGCATTTCATGTGGGGTGTTCGAGCTGCGCGAGCCGCTGGGCCGCGGCGGCATGGCCGAGGTGTGGCGAGCGGTGCATCGTGGGCAGGGTGTGCCGGTGGCGGTCAAGATCATGACCGGGGAGCGGGCGACCGAGCTGCGCTATCAGGAGGCGTTTCGCGCCGAGGCGCGCGCGATTTCGAGTCTGGTCCATCCGAATATCGTCGAGGTCTACGATTACGGATTGCTCGACGAGGCAGACCCAACTCAGGGCGACCGGATGGAGGCGGCCGCACTTCGTCCCGGCAGCCCGTATCTGGCGATGGCGCTGGCCGACGGGACGCTTCGTGAGTTGGAGATGCAGAGCTGGTCGCAGGTTCGCCACGTGCTTCTGGTGGTGCTCGGCGCGCTCGCCCATGCTCACGCTCGTGACATAATCCATCGCGACTTGAAGCCCGAGAATATCCTGTACGTGCGCGGCGCGTCGGGGCAGGTCGACTTCAAGTTGGCCGATTTCGGCATCTCGCATGCGGTCGGGGCGGGGCGCGAGGAGAGAGACGAGCGCTCGAGCCTCAACAGCATGTCGGCGGGGACGCCGGCGTATATGGCGCCCGAGCAGATCTTGGGGCGCTGGCGAGATTTCGGCCCGTGGACCGACCTCTACTCGTTGGGGTGCATGGCCTACGAGCTCGTGTGTGGGCGATCGCCGTATACCGCCGACAACGTCGTGGCGTTGATGAACTGCCATGTCAGTGAGGATGTGCCGCCGCTCGAGCCGCGCTTTGCGGTCCCCGAGGCGTTCGAGGCGTGGATTCGGACGTTGATGGACAAAGAGCCGTCTCGCCGATTCGAGCGCGCGGCGGACGCGGCCTGGGCGCTCGTTCAATTTGCCTTCGACGACACCGACGTTGCGTGGGCGGTGAGCGGCGAAGAGGCCGCCTGGGGCGACACCCATCTCGGCGAGACCTATCTCGGCCAGACAATGGCGTTCGAAGACTTGCCGACCCTCGGGGCCGCCGAGCCGACCGAGCCGATGGAGATTCCCGCCACGGTCACCATGGCGCTCGACGTGCAGGCGACCGCGGTGTTCGAGGGGCGTCGCGAGGGTGACGCGCCTTCGGGCAGCGCGGGGGAGTGGAATTACCCCGAGTTTCCGCAGAGCTGGGAGGCGCGGCTCGAGCGGCGTCGCGACGTCGAGTTGTCGGACGTCGGTCTGGGCCTCGTGGGGCTGCGAGAGGTGCCGCTCGTCGACCGGGTGTCGCACCGCGACGTCCTGTGGGAGGAGCTGGGGCGAGTGCACAGCGACGGCGAGGCCCGTGCGGTGGTGCTCGGCGGAGAGCTCGGCCGCGGCAAGAGCGCGCTGGCGCAGTGGTTGACGCGGCGCGCCCACGAGGTCGGCGCGGCGAATGTGCTGCGGGTGCACCACGGCCAGTCGTCGGACCCGCTTCGGGCGGTGTCGGCGCTGCTCGCCTCGTATTTCGTGACGCACGGGTTGGGGCGGGCGAAGACCTACGGGCGTATCCTCGAGAAGCTCGGCGAGCTGCAAGTGGGCGAGGCGGCCGACTCGGCGCGGCGAAGCGACGAGGCGCGTGCGCTGTGTGAGCTGATCCACCCGACGCCGCGCGGGGCGACCGACGTCGACGGGCCGCCGTTTCACTTTGCCTCGCCGCGCGAGCGTCATGCGACCGTGGTGCGGCTGCTTCGCCAGATAGGCCAGCGTCGGCCGGTGGTGGTGTGGCTCGATGACGTCCACTGGGCGCGCGAGGCGCTCGGATTCGTCGAGTACGCGCTCGACGCGGACGTGCCGGTGCTCTTCGTGTTGACCGCCCGCCCGGATGAGGCGGCTGGAGACGCCCTGGCGAGCAGTCAGCTCGCCGCGCTCGTCGGCCGCGACGACGTCACCGAAGTCGCGGTGGACAGACTTGCCGACGAGGCGTGTCGGGAGCTCGTCTCGCAGGTGTTGCCGCTCGAGCCCGAGCTGTGCGAGCGCGTGGTCGACCAGGCGGCGGGCTTGCCGCTCTTTGCGGTGCATCTGTTGGGCGACTGGGTCCAAAAGGAGTGCCTCGTGGCCACTGCGCAGGGTTTTTGTTTAGAGGAGCGCGAGGTGCAGATACCGGCGTCGCTCACCGAGTTGTGGGTCAGTCGGATCGACGAGGTGCTTCGGGCGGCGTCGGATGGCCGCGCGCACGACAACCGCGTGGCGCTCGAACTCGCCGCGGCGCTCGGGCCGCGGGTTTCGCCCGCTGAATGGGACGTGGTGTGTCGCAAGGCGGGCGTGACGCCCACGCCGACGCTGGTCGACGCGTTAGTCCGCTCGGGGCTCGCGCGCGCCGAGGAGTTCGGCTGGGCGTTCACCCACGACATGCTGCGCCAGAGCTTGGAGGCGCAGGCCGCCGAGGCGGGGCGGCTGAGCGAGCATCACCAGCGCTGTGTCGAGGCGGTCGAGGCGTTGTACGACGATCGGGTGACCCATTACCGCCGCGCGCGTCACTTATTGGCCGCCGGCAAGCTCCGTGAGGCGCTCTCGCCGTTGAGCGAGGCGAGCCTGCAGGCCGCCAGGGCGGGGCTGATGGACGAGGCCGAGCACCTCGCCAACCTCCACGCCAAGACGAGTGACCAACTCGGGCTGACCGAGTTTGCCTCGCCGCGAATCCAGAGCGAGCTGGTCCGCTGCCAGTTCCGGCTGTCATTCGATCAGGCCTCCGAAGTGCAGGCGCGCCTCGACAAGTTGGTCGAAGTGGCCCTCGAGCATGGCTCGTTGCATCAGAAGGTCTCCTCGTTGACCGTGTTGGGCTTGGCCAGGCGCAACGCGGGCAAGTTTGACGAGTCGGCAGATGCGCTCGAGCGGGCGATCGAGCTGGCCGCCGGGCTCGACAGCGATATCGAACTCGCCACGGCGCATATCAACTTGGGCACGACATATGTGTATCGGGGGCGCCACGAGAAGGGCATGCATCACTACCGGCGAGCGCTCGAGGTGTATCGGCGCTCGGGCAACGGATTTGGACTGGCGGACGCGTTGGGGCGGCTGGGGTATGTGCTGCAAGCTCGGGGAGAGCTCGACGAGGCCGAGGCGCTGGCGCGAGAGTCGCTCGACGAGGCGCGTCGCGCCGGTACGCGCTGGATCGAGGCGAACGCGCTGCAGCACCTGGCGGGCATCGCGAGTCGGCGCGGCGATTGGGAGAAGGCCCGCGCGCAATATCGCGAGGCGATCGAGCTGTGGGCGTGGGCCTACGATCGCGAAGTGACCGTCGCCCACCTGAACCTGGCGATCTGCGAACTCCAAGCGGGCTGCTTCGACGAGGCCGAGCGCCTCTTTTCTGAGTTGGAGGTGACGTATCCCAACTTCGGGTATGTCGCCCAGATGTCGGGCGTGCATCTAGGGCTCGCCTGCTGCGCGGCCAAGCGCGCCGACGCCGAGGCGTTCGACGTTGCGTTGGACTCGGCGCGCGACAATATCGCCCAGACCGGCGCGCGCCTTCGCGATCTGGGCGAATTGGCCGAGCGGGCCGGCGAACTGGCCACCGAGGTCGGCTGGGCGGAGCGCGCCGAGGCGGCCTCGCGCATCGCCGAAGAGCAATGGCAGGCGTTGGGCGGCGACGGCTGA
- a CDS encoding DUF4259 domain-containing protein, with the protein MGAWGTGNFDNDAALDFLSALYPREDGCGHIEKALAKVLPDADEADVDEADAHACCQALAAAEIVAALGGAPRDGLSESVTDWVWYRRPVEDSRLDAITELARRAVRQVRDDSELSELWQQTDSHDAWRAAVDELAARLDRAPVAPAPDEPLPSHADKFSGTWRVDVDRDLDLERCIPALDATSRDYIVADTDEGVLYLTSEYPLTALDLRTGQPRWETYEAARPLMILGDVLLAQDRPARLPFKNLHLVLLDRQTGEPLQKFKARFDDLLVGDFDDLTNGPAERDTFLRCEARRAGAKVYITWESGIYPPAGARSTAAIADMDRSRGALCLDPAERTLQIVDPDRVPAAAHAATHGARAGMPPAPIRTPEAPRHHERRPSFNAHAPAQLATVSNLGKAKARLGDVVLYRRADGVIHAVDATAGVVLWRHKLQ; encoded by the coding sequence ATGGGTGCCTGGGGCACGGGAAATTTCGACAACGACGCCGCGCTCGACTTCCTGAGCGCGCTCTACCCGCGAGAGGACGGCTGCGGGCATATCGAGAAGGCCCTCGCCAAGGTGTTGCCTGACGCCGACGAAGCCGACGTCGACGAAGCCGACGCCCACGCCTGCTGTCAGGCCCTCGCCGCCGCCGAGATCGTCGCCGCCCTCGGCGGAGCGCCGCGCGACGGGTTGAGCGAGAGTGTGACCGACTGGGTCTGGTACCGCCGCCCCGTCGAAGATAGTCGCCTGGACGCAATCACCGAACTCGCCCGCCGGGCGGTCCGACAGGTGCGCGACGACTCCGAGCTCTCCGAGCTTTGGCAGCAGACCGACTCGCACGACGCATGGCGCGCCGCGGTCGACGAACTCGCCGCCCGCCTCGACCGCGCGCCGGTCGCCCCGGCGCCCGACGAGCCACTCCCCAGCCACGCCGACAAGTTCAGCGGCACCTGGCGCGTCGACGTCGACCGCGATCTCGACCTCGAGCGCTGCATCCCCGCGCTCGACGCCACGAGCCGCGACTATATCGTCGCCGACACCGACGAGGGCGTGCTCTACCTGACCTCCGAGTACCCGCTGACCGCCCTCGACCTGCGCACAGGCCAGCCGCGCTGGGAGACCTACGAGGCCGCCCGCCCGCTGATGATCCTGGGCGACGTGCTCCTCGCCCAAGACCGACCGGCGCGCCTGCCCTTCAAAAACCTGCACCTGGTGCTCCTCGACCGCCAGACCGGCGAGCCGCTGCAAAAGTTCAAGGCCCGCTTCGACGACCTGCTCGTCGGCGACTTCGACGATCTCACCAACGGTCCGGCCGAGCGGGACACCTTCTTGCGCTGCGAGGCCCGCCGCGCCGGCGCCAAGGTCTACATTACCTGGGAGTCGGGCATTTACCCGCCCGCCGGCGCCCGCTCCACCGCGGCCATCGCCGACATGGACCGAAGCCGCGGCGCGCTCTGCCTCGACCCGGCCGAGCGCACCCTCCAGATCGTCGACCCCGACCGCGTCCCGGCCGCCGCCCACGCCGCAACCCACGGCGCCCGCGCCGGCATGCCCCCCGCACCGATTCGCACCCCGGAAGCCCCGCGCCACCACGAACGGCGCCCGTCATTCAACGCACACGCCCCCGCCCAGCTCGCCACCGTCTCCAACTTGGGCAAGGCCAAGGCACGCCTGGGCGACGTCGTCCTCTACCGCCGCGCCGACGGCGTCATCCACGCCGTCGACGCCACCGCCGGCGTGGTGCTGTGGCGCCACAAACTGCAGTGA
- a CDS encoding AgmX/PglI C-terminal domain-containing protein, with the protein MYRSRICLLCVASLALLPSLTGCTSAPEPKAEETDEIEFTPKRHAPERPEYHAESDAVLLKTPESRALVEASCAATDTPNACRAQADRRLRGYRGSFSAPGADEVLVGVGPSAVLLAERAGKWTVVARAQNVDLDHCLLGEPAANDAPNDLVCRAATLDDWGHSLEFFRLAAAPQSDEGNLTVTPLDTPHATDVDTALFAGWKHEGELIEVRFHKESEVKGASQVDFGNTQTCRYRTFSYERSPEPKLAELDACKSGGSDTANDEDARSNYATYDSRLQQPISNRNRAFAMCYQRELDRIAALAEAQTEVADAKAKAANEGDAPHDPQDSQDPRDQQDQQLTAGQIQVRFVIGSSGAPVSCEVANTTLDNPNVEHCLCREIMNTEFPPVPAGKFVDVTYPFSFAP; encoded by the coding sequence ATGTATCGTAGCCGTATCTGTTTGCTCTGTGTCGCTTCGCTCGCCCTCCTCCCGTCGCTGACGGGCTGCACCTCGGCCCCCGAGCCCAAAGCCGAGGAGACCGACGAGATCGAGTTCACCCCCAAGCGCCATGCCCCCGAGCGCCCCGAGTACCACGCCGAATCGGACGCCGTCCTGCTCAAGACGCCCGAGTCGCGTGCACTCGTCGAGGCGAGCTGCGCGGCCACCGACACGCCCAACGCCTGCCGCGCCCAGGCCGACCGCCGCCTGCGCGGCTACCGCGGCTCGTTCAGCGCCCCGGGCGCCGACGAAGTGCTCGTGGGCGTCGGCCCCAGCGCCGTGCTGCTGGCCGAACGCGCCGGCAAGTGGACCGTCGTCGCACGCGCTCAAAACGTCGACCTCGACCACTGCCTGCTCGGCGAACCCGCGGCCAACGACGCTCCCAACGACCTCGTCTGCCGCGCCGCCACCCTCGACGACTGGGGCCACAGCCTCGAATTCTTCCGCCTCGCCGCCGCCCCTCAATCCGACGAGGGCAACCTGACCGTCACCCCGCTCGACACTCCGCACGCCACCGACGTCGACACCGCGCTCTTCGCCGGCTGGAAGCACGAGGGCGAGCTCATCGAGGTGCGCTTTCACAAGGAATCCGAGGTCAAAGGCGCCTCCCAGGTCGACTTCGGCAACACCCAAACCTGCCGCTACCGCACCTTCAGCTACGAGCGCTCCCCCGAACCGAAGCTCGCCGAACTCGACGCCTGCAAGAGCGGCGGGTCCGACACCGCGAACGACGAAGACGCGCGCTCCAACTACGCCACCTACGACAGCCGGCTGCAACAACCCATAAGCAACCGCAACCGCGCCTTCGCCATGTGCTACCAACGCGAGCTCGACCGCATCGCCGCACTCGCCGAAGCCCAAACCGAGGTCGCCGACGCCAAAGCAAAAGCCGCCAACGAGGGCGACGCCCCACACGACCCACAAGACTCACAAGACCCGCGCGACCAACAAGACCAACAACTCACCGCCGGCCAAATCCAGGTCCGCTTCGTCATCGGCTCGTCGGGCGCCCCGGTCAGCTGCGAGGTCGCCAACACCACCCTCGACAACCCGAACGTCGAGCACTGCCTGTGCCGCGAGATCATGAACACCGAATTCCCCCCGGTCCCCGCGGGTAAATTCGTCGACGTCACCTATCCGTTTAGCTTCGCGCCGTGA
- a CDS encoding NINE protein gives MKSKITAAVLAFFLGWLGAHKFYLNQPGMGVLYILFMWTGIPWLIAIVEGILYLTMDDFAFQAKYGDRNLQEPPPQQIAQNVTFTLPESHASPSASISEELTKLHDLHTAGLLTDDEFQSQKQRLLR, from the coding sequence ATGAAATCGAAGATCACCGCCGCCGTGCTCGCTTTCTTCTTGGGATGGCTGGGCGCCCACAAATTCTACCTGAATCAGCCCGGCATGGGTGTGCTCTACATCCTCTTTATGTGGACCGGCATCCCCTGGCTCATCGCCATCGTCGAGGGCATCCTGTACCTGACGATGGACGACTTCGCCTTCCAGGCCAAATACGGTGACCGCAACCTCCAAGAGCCCCCACCGCAACAAATCGCCCAGAACGTCACTTTCACCCTCCCCGAAAGCCACGCCTCCCCGAGCGCCTCCATCTCCGAAGAACTCACCAAGCTACACGACCTGCACACCGCCGGCCTGCTGACCGACGACGAGTTCCAGTCCCAAAAGCAGCGCCTCTTACGCTGA